One genomic segment of Helianthus annuus cultivar XRQ/B chromosome 14, HanXRQr2.0-SUNRISE, whole genome shotgun sequence includes these proteins:
- the LOC110904904 gene encoding receptor-like protein 52 — translation MSNLIFLLFFIISSTSSSSLNTTHKCSVQHTLALLHFKQNLSSINDNHYEYDYKCKDWLGSGYSPVMMNWNTSTDCCDWNGVTCDHSTGDVVGLDLSCGMVQGIIHPNTTLFHLPRLQKLNLAYNDFTDSQLPPDIGMLSSSLTHLNISNCGFTGQVPADISHLRKLVSLDLSLNGIDFNLEPHVFINLLQNLTVMKELSLEYVIISSVLPTNLNISSYLRLLNLQNTGLQGNLPHNIFNLQSLEKLDLSYNSFTGHIPSEISLLPKLVSLDLSLNGIDNLLIQPRIFNYLLKNSTFLTELWLAQVNIGSVLPTYLNISSPLRALDLSSTNLQGKLPDNILNLRYLGEVYMSENINLSGPLPKVNTSTPIPIWWLDLSKTSLSGEIPTSIGHLKSLEYLDLSDCRLNGSLPKSIGNLTNLVFLYLPSNKLSGTLPSSLFTLPSLEYIRLGHNMFQGNIPLELFSLQSLKGLSLTKNQLTGQIDVLDHGPLLQTFQRLTNLTYIDLSSNNFRGDWELDALLSSLTNLETLILSHSGISVTTSNANHYVNPNFGIISLVSCDLKVFPESFRAMKKVKHLDLSSNDIHGHIPDWIGEIGGDKLLVLDLSNNSITGTIPNVYENWSELKGFILNKNQLEGRVPTSLYKCQNLRIIDLGNNHLNDTFPVWLADLPKLQAIVLRSNNFHGDIVTSSTVKSPFSSLRVLDLSNNGFFGHLPTKYFQNFNAMKNVLKKDTEPEYVQVGRMYYSVIVAWKGTERDFERILVEFTVVDLSNNKFEGEIPNIIGNLNSLKMLNLSHNSLTGRIPQALGKISEIESLDLSWNQLIGEIPQSLSDLTSLGFLNLSQNHLVGRIPQGKQFNTFEGDSFGGNPKLCGLPLPQKCFEHPQQPQHEGDGDGEDEENEFTWKVVMIGYGCGTLLGIVLGFLMLSTGRPKWFNAIADAAEHIILMRKKQE, via the coding sequence ATGAGTAATTTGATCTTTCTTTTATTTTTCATTATCTCTTCTACCTCATCCTCTTCTCTCAACACCACTCATAAATGCTCTGTTCAACATACCCTCGCTTTGCTTCACTTTAAACAAAACCTTTCCTCCATCAATGATAACCATTATGAGTATGACTACAAATGTAAAGATTGGCTTGGCTCTGGTTATTCTCCAGTTATGATGAACTGGAATACAAGTACAGATTGTTGTGATTGGAATGGAGTCACTTGTGACCACTCTACCGGTGACGTTGTCGGTCTTGATCTGAGCTGTGGCATGGTGCAAGGTATTATCCACCCTAACACCACTCTTTTTCACCTCCCTCGTCTCCAAAAACTCAACCTTGCTTACAATGATTTTACTGATTCCCAACTTCCACCTGACATAGGCATGCTTTCTAGTAGTCTCACACATCTCAACATCTCTAATTGTGGATTTACTGGTCAAGTCCCCGCAGATATTTCACACCTTCGTAAATTGGTGTCCCTTGATCTCTCTTTGAACGGGATTGATTTCAATCTTGAACCTCACGTTTTCATCAATCTGCTTCAAAATTTAACTGTTATGAAAGAACTTTCTCTTGAATACGTGATAATCTCTTCAGTTTTACCTACTAATCTTAatatatcttcttatttaagatTGCTAAATCTTCAAAACACTGGATTGCAAGGAAACCTGCCTCACAACATCTTCAATCTTCAATCTTTGGAAAAACTTGACTTGTCATATAACAGTTTTACAGGGCATATCCCTTCAGAGATCTCACTTCTTCCTAAACTGGTTTCGCTTGATCTCTCTTTGAATGGGATTGATAATTTGCTAATTCAACCTCGTATTTTTAATTATCTCCTTAAGAATTCTACTTTTTTGACAGAGCTTTGGTTGGCTCAAGTTAATATAGGTTCGGTTTTACCCACCTATCTTAACATCTCTTCTCCTCTAAGAGCACTTGATCTTAGCTCCACCAACCTGCAAGGGAAATTACCTGATAACATCCTAAATCTTAGATATTTGGGAGAAGTTTATATGTCAGAGAACATTAATCTCTCTGGTCCACTTCCCAAGGTAAACACAAGCACTCCCATCCCAATCTGGTGGTTAGATCTGTCAAAAACAAGCTTATCTGGAGAGATACCCACCTCAATTGGCCATCTCAAATCTTTAGAGTACCTGGATCTCTCAGATTGTCGATTGAATGGGTCCCTTCCGAAATCCATAGGCAACCTTACAAACCTTGTTTTTCTATATTTACCATCTAACAAGCTTTCCGGAACACTGCCTTCTTCATTGTTCACCCTTCCTTCTTTAGAATATATTAGACTTGGTCATAACATGTTCCAAGGAAATATACCACTTGAATTGTTTTCTCTTCAATCATTAAAAGGATTATCCCTCACTAAAAATCAATTAACCGGCCAGATTGATGTGCTTGATCATGGCCCCCTTCTACAGACTTTTCAACGACTTACCAACCTCACTTACATAGACCTTTCATCTAATAATTTTAGAGGTGACTGGGAGTTGGATGCATTGTTATCAAGCCTCACAAACCTTGAAACACTCATTCTCTCACACAGTGGTATATCTGTTACGACCAGTAATGCTAATCATTATGTCAACCCTAATTTTGGGATCATAAGTTTGGTCTCTTGCGATCTAAAGGTGTTTCCAGAGTCCTTTCGAGCCATGAAaaaagttaaacacttggatctATCTAGTAATGATATACATGGACACATTCCTGATTGGATAGGGGAGATAGGGGGAGACAAGTTGTTGGTTTTGGATCTTTCAAATAACTCCATAACCGGCACTATTCCAAATGTATACGAGAATTGGAGTGAGTTGAAGGGGTTTATTTTGAATAAAAATCAATTAGAAGGAAGGGTGCCTACTTCTTTGTACAAATGTCAAAATTTGAGAATAATTGATTTGGGCAACAATCACTTAAATGACACATTCCCTGTCTGGTTAGCAGATCTTCCCAAATTACAGGCTATTGTCCTCAGATCAAACAATTTTCATGGTGACATTGTAACCTCTTCTACGGTTAAATCCCCATTTTCAAGTCTGCGTGTGCTTGATTTATCAAATAATGGGTTCTTCGGCCACCTCCCtacaaaatattttcaaaacttcaatGCCATGAAGAATGTGCTAAAAAAGGACACTGAACCAGAATATGTGCAAGTAGGTCGCATGTATTACTCTGTCATTGTTGCGTGGAAAGGAACGGAACGAGATTTTGAACGAATTTTGGTTGAGTTCACAGTTGTTGATTTATCAAACAATAAATTTGAAGGGGAGATTCCAAACATCATTGGAAATCTGAACTCTTTGAAAATGCTCAACTTGTCCCACAATAGTCTAACTGGTCGAATCCCACAAGCTCTAGGGAAAATATCCGAAATTGAATCATTAGACTTATCTTGGAACCAACTTATAGGAGAGATCCCTCAAAGCCTTTCTGACTTGACGTCTCTTGGATTCTTAAATCTATCACAAAACCATCTTGTTGGCCGCATTCCACAAGGAAAGCAGTTCAACACGTTTGAAGGGGACTCATTTGGAGGGAACCCAAAACTCTGTGGGCTTCCATTGCCCCAAAAGTGCTTTGAGCATCCACagcaaccacaacatgaaggtgatGGGGATGGAGAAGATGAGGAGAATGAATTTACATGGAAAGTGGTGATGATAGGATACGGGTGTGGAACCTTACTTGGAATAGTGTTGGGATTTCTCATGTTATCAACCGGAAGACCTAAATGGTTCAATGCAATTGCTGATGCAGCAGAGCATATCATCCTGATGAGGAAAAAACAAGAGTAG
- the LOC110907826 gene encoding uncharacterized protein LOC110907826: MTPSSNNLHVHTANYNKISMTMKMMMTFKKPVQEVDVTSARRPWRSEEEVALLKAYLHTTENKKHSNEQRKDLFWRQVMAHFRQLLGSTERNMDQMTSKLGDLNRKMSKLNGCFIQVNRNPQSGASEVTIMKTANDDYCPLYKKRSFPHLAAWEVARHHPKWVPVDLVDMGGPTASKKRGGSKRSKTSESGNYTTSASDNLPQMNLNDDPVDEPIQDDIPTRLCRKKSGDLLSKGKESVAESISEIKEAKLVEITQATERREKLVAAKLKCEEAYIRHLNEKEKHNDLKILLEPHTNLDEPFKSVIQQKREICEKWGWEMP, translated from the exons ATGACACCCTCATCCAACAATTTGCACGTGCATACCGCGAACTACAACAAAATCTCGatgacgatgaagatgatgatgacgtTCAAGAAGCCCGTTCAAGAAGTTGATGTTACATCCGCTCGGAGACCATGGAGGAGCGAGGAGGAGGTCGCCTTGCTCAAGGCATACTTGCACACCACCGAAAACAAGAAACATTCCAACGAGCAAAGAAAAGACTTGTTTTGGAGACAAGTCATGGCTCATTTTCGCCAACTTCTCGGTTCAACGGAACGAAACATGGATCAAATGACTTCGAAGTTGGGCGATTTGAACCGGAAAATGAGTAAATTGAACGGGTGTTTCATTCAAGTG AATCGAAATCCACAAAGTGGAGCGAGCGAGGTGACTATCATGAAAACCGCCAACGACGACTATTGCCCACTATACAAAAAGAGAAGTTTTCCACACTTGGCGGCATGGGAGGTTGCGAGACATCACCCGAAGTGGGTACCGGTTGATTTGGTCGACATGGGTGGGCCGACGGCTTCAAAAAAAAGAGGAGGTTCCAAAAGATCAAAGACCTCCGAGTCGGGGAACTACACGACTTccgcgtcggataacttgccccaAATGAACTTGAACGACGACCCCGTTGACGAACCCATTCAAGACGATATACCGACAAGGCTGTGCCGCAAGAAAAGTGGTGATTTGTTAAGTAAAGGAAAGGAATCGGTGGCGGAGTCGATCTCCGAAATCAAAGAGGCTAAATTGGTGGAAATAACGCAAGCCACCGAAAGAAGAGAAAAACTTGTGGCGGCAAAACTTAAATGTGAGGAGGCATATATTCGACACTTGAACGAAAAAGAAAAACATAATGATTTAAAGATCTTGTTAGAGCCGCACACCAATCTCGACGAACCGTTTAAGTCGGTAATTCAACAAAAACGCGAGATATGTGAAAAGTGGGGGTGGGAGATGCCTtaa
- the LOC110904905 gene encoding putative ABC1 protein At2g40090 yields MLIIIKGVLQHYPPVLFYAFANTGRRKPQLVLLDHGLYTQLNISTWTNYVALWKDLVLADTKGIKENCMKFGAGEDLYALFAGILTMRPWNRVIDPAVDHLAIQGNTSNHTHTNSRNSIN; encoded by the exons ATGCTGATTATAATTAAAGGTGTTCTTCAACATTACCCACCCGTTTTGTTCTACGCCTTCGCCAATACAG GAAGAAGAAAACCACAATTGGTACTGCTGGACCATGGTCTATACACGCAACTTAACATTTCCACTTGGACCAACTATGTTGCCCTCTGGAAG GATTTAGTATTGGCTGATACCAAGGGAATTAAGGAAAATTGCATGAAATTTGGCGCAGGAGAGGATCTGTATGCATTATTTGCAGGGATTCTTACAATGAGACCTTGGAATAGAGTTATTGATCCTGCTGTTGATCATCTTGCTATACAAGGCAACACCAGTAATCATACCCATACTAATTCGAGGAATTCAATAAATTAA
- the LOC110904902 gene encoding cationic amino acid transporter 1 gives MADPPNVIETDENRNDNGRNNENNSDTNNSNNSGNDDENSSASASGRASGNGNDSGGHSGNGNDNANRNGNDDDNENDNNNAVRDGDGDGNVNNNDNITGERDNNVDNDPKKNSCSCAKSDFFPEESFQSWSSYGKALMETRARLKERLLSRSSDDHELHGLRARSQNQMKRNLNWFDLIWFGVGAVMGAGVFVLTGEAAHDLAGPAVIISYLVSGCAALLSVICYTEFAVELPVAGGSFAYLRVELGDFVAFIAAGNILFEYVVAGASVSRSWTSYCATLFNYKPNEFRISMPSMGKGFEYWDPMAVVVSVVICIFASFSMKGSSRFNSVATIIHIGVLLFIIIAGSTKADLANFDPFSPFGFQGILKASSVIFFAYVGFDGVATLGEETKKPGRDIPIGLVGSMLIVITTYSLLAAVVCLMQPYNEIDVDAPFTIAFEAVGMNWAKLLVGIGALKGMTTVLLAIIIAESRYFTHIARTHMAPPILAVVHKRLGTPVNAAVIMTATNCVVAFFTSLDVLASLLSISTLFIFSLVAIGLLVRRYYSTGVTSDKDRNKLIIFLVLIVCSATGMALLWAWGVNSWLVYLFVVGIWFSATLGIRLKVKQARCPKLWGAPLVPWLPSGSIALNLFMMGSIDGASFLRFMGWTAVLLTYYVLVGLHASYDASKEAVKMQVEDNEVERGNNRERVPATSEPVELDTITTSRV, from the coding sequence ATGGCGGATCCGCCCAACGTTATTGAAACCGACGAAAATCGCAATGACAATGGCAGAAACAATGAAAACAACAGTGACACCAACAATAGCAATAATAGTGGTAATGACGACGAAAACAGCAGTGCTAGTGCTAGTGGCAGAGCTAGCGGGAATGGTAATGACAGTGGTGGTCACAGCGGTAATGGCAATGACAATGCCaatagaaatggaaatgacgACGACAATGAGAATGACAACAACAATGCAGTCCGTGACGGTGATGGAGATGGCAATGTTAATAACAATGACAACATTACTGGTGAACGAGACAACAATGTCGACAATGATCCGAAGAAAAACTCTTGTTCATGTGCGAAATCAGATTTTTTCCCTGAAGAATCATTCCAGAGCTGGTCCAGTTATGGAAAGGCCTTAATGGAAACCAGAGCCCGTCTAAAAGAACGTCTCCTTTCCCGCTCATCAGACGATCATGAGCTCCATGGGCTGCGCGCTCGAAGCCAGAACCAGATGAAGCGGAACCTTAACTGGTTTGACCTCATCTGGTTTGGTGTTGGAGCTGTGATGGGTGCAGGAGTTTTTGTCCTAACTGGAGAAGCTGCTCATGATTTAGCGGGTCCAGCCGTTATCATATCCTACCTCGTCTCTGGCTGTGCCGCTCTACTTTCTGTCATCTGTTATACTGAATTTGCAGTTGAACTTCCAGTGGCCGGAGGCTCATTTGCCTACCTGAGAGTTGAACTCGGCGACTTTGTAGCTTTCATTGCAGCCGGAAACATCCTATTCGAATACGTTGTAGCTGGAGCTAGCGTGTCGCGTTCATGGACGTCATATTGTGCAACCTTGTTCAACTATAAACCAAACGAATTCCGTATTAGCATGCCATCTATGGGAAAGGGTTTCGAGTACTGGGACCCAATGGCTGTGGTGGTATCTGTAGTCATATGTATCTTTGCATCTTTCAGTATGAAAGGATCATCGAGATTCAATTCGGTTGCAACGATAATCCACATTGGTGTCTTGCTTTTCATAATCATAGCCGGATCAACAAAGGCCGATCTTGCCAACTTTGATCCCTTTTCACCTTTCGGTTTTCAGGGTATTTTGAAGGCTTCATCTGTGATATTCTTCGCGTATGTTGGGTTCGATGGAGTGGCAACGTTAGGAGAAGAAACCAAGAAGCCGGGGAGAGATATACCTATCGGCTTAGTCGGATCTATGTTAATTGTCATCACCACTTACTCACTTCTGGCAGCAGTAGTGTGTCTAATGCAACCTTACAATGAAATTGATGTTGACGCCCCCTTCACAATTGCATTTGAAGCTGTGGGGATGAACTGGGCGAAGTTATTAGTCGGTATAGGCGCATTAAAGGGAATGACTACTGTTCTATTGGCAATCATCATAGCCGAATCAAGATATTTCACCCACATTGCTCGAACCCACATGGCGCCACCCATTCTTGCCGTGGTCCATAAAAGACTTGGGACACCGGTAAATGCAGCCGTCATCATGACTGCTACAAACTGTGTAGTCGCGTTTTTCACGAGCCTGGACGTCCTTGCAAGTCTTCTTTCCATTTCTACGCTTTTTATTTTCTCCCTAGTTGCAATCGGGCTATTAGTGAGACGATACTACTCAACAGGGGTGACATCAGATAAAGATAGAAACAAGCTGATTATCTTCTTGGTGCTCATTGTTTGTTCTGCTACTGGGATGGCTTTACTTTGGGCATGGGGAGTAAATAGCTGGTTGGTGTATTTGTTTGTTGTCGGAATCTGGTTTTCGGCCACATTGGGTATTCGCTTGAAGGTGAAGCAAGCAAGGTGCCCGAAGCTTTGGGGGGCGCCATTAGTTCCATGGCTTCCGTCGGGCAGCATTGCATTGAACTTGTTCATGATGGGCTCAATTGATGGTGCATCTTTCTTGAGGTTCATGGGGTGGACTGCTGTCTTGCTGACATACTACGTTCTTGTGGGATTGCATGCCTCATATGATGCGTCGAAGGAGGCTGTCAAGATGCAGGTAGAAGATAATGAAGTTGAAAGAGGAAATAATAGAGAAAGAGTGCCTGCAACTTCTGAACCTGTAGAACTCGATACAATAACAACTAGTCGCGTTTAA